The following proteins come from a genomic window of Chloroflexota bacterium:
- a CDS encoding branched-chain amino acid transaminase — protein sequence MVGPKFAFFHNRIVPIGEAHVSIMTHAFNYGTGVFEGIRGYWNEEQSQLYVFQLQAHYARFLRSCKTLMLNIPYSADELCAITLDLLRREEYKTDVYLRPLAYVASEGIGVRLHDMKYDFALFALPFGKYLDAGGGAKVGVSSWRRIDDNMIPARAKVTGAYVNSGFAKSEAMMNGFDEALVLNQDGHVSEASAANFYMLRDGRAVTPPASDNILEGITREVARDLLRRDMGIEVVERSIDRTELYQADEAFFCGTGVEIVPIIEIDRRAVGEGKTGPVVNRLRHLYNEAVRGKLPQYAHWCTPVYATVVVAPAAAATVDV from the coding sequence ATGGTAGGGCCGAAATTTGCGTTTTTCCACAACCGGATTGTGCCGATCGGCGAGGCGCACGTCAGCATCATGACGCATGCGTTCAACTATGGCACCGGCGTGTTTGAGGGCATTCGCGGCTACTGGAATGAGGAGCAGTCGCAGCTGTATGTCTTCCAGTTGCAGGCGCACTACGCGCGCTTCCTGCGCTCGTGCAAGACACTGATGCTCAACATTCCGTACAGCGCCGACGAACTGTGCGCCATCACGCTCGACCTGCTGCGCCGCGAGGAGTACAAGACCGACGTGTACCTGCGGCCGCTCGCCTATGTCGCCAGCGAGGGCATCGGCGTGCGCCTGCACGACATGAAATACGACTTTGCCCTGTTTGCCCTGCCGTTTGGCAAGTATCTCGACGCGGGCGGCGGCGCGAAAGTTGGCGTCTCGTCGTGGCGGCGCATCGATGACAATATGATCCCGGCGCGCGCCAAGGTGACCGGCGCGTACGTCAACTCCGGCTTCGCCAAGTCCGAGGCGATGATGAACGGCTTTGACGAGGCGCTGGTGCTGAATCAGGACGGGCACGTCTCCGAAGCGAGCGCGGCCAACTTCTACATGCTGCGCGACGGGCGCGCCGTCACGCCGCCCGCGTCGGACAATATCCTCGAAGGCATCACCCGCGAGGTGGCGCGCGACTTGCTGCGCCGCGATATGGGCATCGAGGTCGTCGAACGCTCGATCGACCGCACCGAACTGTACCAGGCCGACGAGGCGTTCTTCTGCGGTACTGGCGTCGAGATCGTGCCGATCATCGAGATCGACCGGCGCGCGGTCGGCGAGGGCAAGACCGGCCCGGTCGTCAACCGCCTGCGCCACTTGTACAATGAGGCGGTGCGCGGCAAGCTCCCGCAGTACGCGCACTGGTGTACGCCGGTCTATGCGACGGTGGTTGTGGCACCGGCCGCGGCCGCGACAGTGGATGTCTAG
- a CDS encoding SAM-dependent chlorinase/fluorinase — MVAMRTITLTTDFGTRDGYVAAMKGVILSLNPGVTIVDVTHDVPPRAIQAGGFALMNAAPYFPRGTIHVVVVDPGVGGPRRPIALERDGQIFIGPDNGLLPLAAAQHGGGEAAWYVVHLTAQRYWRPYVSPTFHGRDVFAPVAAHLSLGVPITLLGTVIGDYVNASFPLPRADGRALAGEIVHIDHFGNCISNIAAEQVPAAASVWLGARLVSGVKRTYADGAPGEVMALIGSTGYLEIAVCEGDAARTLKAQVGDAVRVE; from the coding sequence ATGGTCGCTATGCGCACGATCACCCTCACCACCGACTTCGGCACGCGCGACGGCTACGTCGCCGCCATGAAGGGCGTAATCCTGAGCCTCAATCCTGGCGTCACTATCGTGGACGTCACCCACGACGTCCCGCCCCGGGCCATCCAGGCCGGCGGCTTTGCGCTGATGAACGCCGCGCCCTACTTCCCGCGCGGGACGATCCATGTAGTCGTCGTGGATCCCGGCGTGGGCGGCCCGCGCCGGCCGATCGCGCTGGAACGCGACGGGCAGATCTTCATTGGCCCGGACAACGGACTGCTGCCGCTGGCCGCCGCGCAGCACGGCGGCGGCGAGGCGGCCTGGTACGTGGTACACCTGACCGCGCAACGGTACTGGCGTCCGTATGTCAGTCCGACCTTCCACGGGCGCGACGTCTTCGCGCCGGTGGCGGCGCACCTGTCGCTCGGCGTGCCAATCACCCTGCTCGGCACGGTCATCGGTGATTACGTCAATGCGTCGTTCCCGCTGCCGCGCGCCGACGGCCGCGCACTGGCCGGCGAAATTGTGCACATCGACCACTTCGGCAACTGCATCAGCAACATCGCCGCCGAGCAGGTGCCGGCGGCAGCCAGCGTGTGGCTGGGCGCGCGCCTCGTGTCGGGCGTCAAGCGAACATACGCCGACGGCGCGCCGGGCGAGGTGATGGCGCTGATCGGCAGCACCGGCTACCTTGAGATTGCCGTGTGCGAAGGAGACGCCGCCCGCACTCTCAAAGCGCAGGTGGGCGACGCGGTCCGTGTGGAATAA